A stretch of Miscanthus floridulus cultivar M001 chromosome 13, ASM1932011v1, whole genome shotgun sequence DNA encodes these proteins:
- the LOC136499245 gene encoding F-box/kelch-repeat protein At1g55270-like, with translation MPREYAEADGFGCAVLGGCHLYLLGGSDPHRGGGAMQRVVFYSTRSNRWHRAPDMLRRRQCFDVCVMGNRLYFAGGESYSRGGGGGLRSAEVFDPAKNRWSFVAEMAASMAPFVSAVHGRRWYVKGIGAQQQVLSQAYCPDADAWSVVLDGMVTGWRSPSTCLDGRLHAADYKDGCRLRAYDEAADAWTTYVDSKQHRGSSQAAEAAAIVALHGRLCIVRNDMSVSAVVVAARAGNQRWQTLADKAHAKSFVTGLLSNLTGRSRAKNNILHCQVLEA, from the coding sequence ATGCCGCGCGAGTACGCGGAGGCCGACGGGTTCGGCTGCGCCGTGCTCGGCGGCTGCCACCTGTACCTGCTCGGTGGCAGCGACCCGCACAGGGGCGGTGGTGCCATGCAACGGGTGGTGTTCTATAGCACTCGGAGCAACCGGTGGCACCGCGCGCCGGACATGCTGCGTCGCCGCCAGTGCTTCGACGTGTGCGTCATGGGCAACCGCCTGTATTTCGCGGGCGGCGAGAGCTACAGCCGCGGCGGTGGGGGCGGGCTCAGGTCCGCCGAGGTGTTCGACCCGGCCAAGAACCGGTGGTCCTTCGTCGCCGAGATGGCCGCGTCGATGGCGCCGTTCGTCAGCGCGGTGCACGGCAGGCGGTGGTACGTGAAGGGCATCGGCGCGCAGCAGCAGGTGCTGAGCCAGGCGTACTGCCCGGACGCCGACGCGTGGTCCGTCGTCCTCGACGGCATGGTCACCGGCTGGCGGAGCCCCAGCACGTGCCTCGACGGCCGGCTCCACGCTGCTGACTACAAGGACGGATGCCGGTTGAGGGCCTACGACGAGGCCGCGGACGCGTGGACCACCTACGTTGACAGCAAGCAGCACCGAGGGAGCTCCcaggcggcggaggcggccgcCATTGTCGCCCTCCACGGAAGGCTCTGCATCGTCCGCAATGACATGAGCGTCTCGGCTGTCGTCGTCGCGGCCAGGGCAGGAAACCAGCGGTGGCAGACCCTCGCCGACAAAGCGCATGCCAAGAGTTTCGTCACGGGACTGTTGTCCAACCTCACTGGCCGCAGCCGTGCCAAGAACAACATCCTCCATTGCCAAGTTCTTGAGGCCTAG
- the LOC136501208 gene encoding uncharacterized protein, giving the protein MLPRRQSIFHLGEEGGAASAVHHRVSVVAASSSMAMGGGRRARERERLVVGLQILVHHHHGRHGHAHAHAANVVLKQMVRPRAVAAASSRHGHGGHAFSCSFLKACYLCKRELSPDKDVYMYRGDQGFCSEECRWQQILVDEAREREAPAVMSKQELQRRGQGQARHHSPHRTPIRGRPPPRKTLAVA; this is encoded by the exons ATGCTGCCAAGAAGGCAGAGCATCTTCCACCTcggtgaggagggtggcgccgcctCTGCCGTGCACCACCGCGTCAGCGTCGTCGCCGCGTCGTCGTCCATGGCCATGGGCGGCGGCCGGCGTGCGCGCGAGCGTGAGCGCCTCGTCGTGGGGCTCCAGATCCTGGTGCACCACCACCACGGCCGGCACGGGCACGCGCACGCGCACGCGGCGAACGTAGTCCTTAAGCAGATGGTGAGGCCGCGTGCCGTCGCCGCCGCTAGCTCGCGCCACGGCCACGGCGGCCACGCCTTCTCGTGCAGCTTCCTCAAGGCCTGCTACCTCTGCAAGCGGGAGCTCAGCCCTGACAAGGACGTGTACATGTATAG AGGCGATCAGGGGTTCTGCAGCGAGGAGTGCCGGTGGCAGCAGATCCTGGTGGACGAGGCGCGCGAGCGAGAGGCGCCGGCGGTGATGAGCAAGCAGGAGCTGCAGCGGCGAGGGCAGGGGCAGGCCCGCCACCACAGCCCCCACCGCACGCCCATCCGGGGCAGGCCGCCGCCGAGGAAGACACTTGCCGTAGCCTAG
- the LOC136499939 gene encoding uncharacterized protein: protein MAAYCQEVRRLEDKFNGLELNHIPMRLNETAVMLAKAASGREPVPTGVFSSDQHKPSVHYEGPAWTNDGPSDLALGADQPMALSDPEVMELEEDPTTDPDPWDDWRILYLDYLLCDMLPTDKIEAQWFARHAKSFILVEGELYKQSHTRI from the coding sequence atggctgcgtactgccaagaagttcGACGGCTGGAAGACAAGTTCaatggccttgaactcaatcacattcCAATGCGCCTCAATGAGACGGCCGTCATGCTTGCGAAAGCGGCATCtggtcgagagccggtgccaacgggtgtcttctccagtgaccaacacaaaccctcagtgCACTACGAAGGGCCAGCATGGAccaacgatggcccatctgatctagccctgggggctgaccaaccgatggctctatccgaccctgaggtcatggagcttgaagaggatccaacgACAGATCCCGACCCTTGGGATGACTGGAGaatactctacctcgactacctcctctgtgacatGCTACCAACAGACAAGATAGAAGCTCAATGGTTCGCACgtcacgccaagtccttcattcttgtagaaggtgaactgtacaaacaaagccacactaggatctaA
- the LOC136502249 gene encoding E3 ubiquitin-protein ligase RSL1-like isoform X1: MAGAVGAQQHHPCSICMEPMAPTAAHRGGGACAHAFCAACLSGHVRAKLECGGGAVVRCPDASCAAALDPELCRGALPSEVFERWCAKLCESLFLGARRTYCPFPDCSEMMVADDDGEECVTQSECHGCRRLFCARCGVPWHAGVTCEEFARLGEGDRAREDLLLVKAAREGNWKRCPRCRFYVEKSSGCLHITCRFGFEFSCGFVKQWELIHDDLMRVSRME; the protein is encoded by the exons ATGGCGGGAGCCGTCGGGGCGCAGCAACACCACCCCTGCTCCATCTGCATGGAGCCCATGGCGCCCACCGCGGcccaccgcggcggcggcgcctgcgcGCACGCATTCTGCGCCGCGTGCCTGTCCGGCCACGTCCGCGCCAAGCTCgagtgcggcggcggcgccgtggtGCGGTGCCCCGATGCGTCCTGCGCTGCCGCGCTCGATCCGGAGCTCTGCCGCGGCGCGCTCCCCTCCGAGGTCTTCGAGCGCTGGTGCGCCAAGCTCTGTGAGTCCCTGTTCCTCGGCGCTCGCCGCACCTACTGCCCGTTCCCGGACTGCTCTGAGATGATGGtggccgacgacgacggcgaggagtGCGTGACCCAGTCCGAGTGCCACGGGTGCCGGCGGCTCTTCTGCGCGCGGTGCGGGGTGCCGTGGCACGCCGGCGTGACCTGTGAGGAGTTTGCGCGGCTCGGTGAGGGGGACCGCGCGCGGGAGGACCTGCTGCTTGTGAAGGCCGCCCGGGAGGGCAACTGGAAGCGTTGCCCGCGCTGCAGGTTCTACGTAGAGAAGTCCAGTGGCTGCCTGCACATTACCTGCAG GTTTGGCTTCGAGTTCTCCTGTGGCTTCGTTAAGCAATGGGAGCTGATACATGATGACTTGATGAGGGTTTCAAGGATGGAGTAG
- the LOC136502249 gene encoding E3 ubiquitin-protein ligase RSL1-like isoform X2, producing the protein MAGAVGAQQHHPCSICMEPMAPTAAHRGGGACAHAFCAACLSGHVRAKLECGGGAVVRCPDASCAAALDPELCRGALPSEVFERWCAKLCESLFLGARRTYCPFPDCSEMMVADDDGEECVTQSECHGCRRLFCARCGVPWHAGVTCEEFARLGEGDRAREDLLLVKAAREGNWKRCPRCRFYVEKSSGCLHITCRCGYEFCYGCGQQWQLIHDGCPGA; encoded by the exons ATGGCGGGAGCCGTCGGGGCGCAGCAACACCACCCCTGCTCCATCTGCATGGAGCCCATGGCGCCCACCGCGGcccaccgcggcggcggcgcctgcgcGCACGCATTCTGCGCCGCGTGCCTGTCCGGCCACGTCCGCGCCAAGCTCgagtgcggcggcggcgccgtggtGCGGTGCCCCGATGCGTCCTGCGCTGCCGCGCTCGATCCGGAGCTCTGCCGCGGCGCGCTCCCCTCCGAGGTCTTCGAGCGCTGGTGCGCCAAGCTCTGTGAGTCCCTGTTCCTCGGCGCTCGCCGCACCTACTGCCCGTTCCCGGACTGCTCTGAGATGATGGtggccgacgacgacggcgaggagtGCGTGACCCAGTCCGAGTGCCACGGGTGCCGGCGGCTCTTCTGCGCGCGGTGCGGGGTGCCGTGGCACGCCGGCGTGACCTGTGAGGAGTTTGCGCGGCTCGGTGAGGGGGACCGCGCGCGGGAGGACCTGCTGCTTGTGAAGGCCGCCCGGGAGGGCAACTGGAAGCGTTGCCCGCGCTGCAGGTTCTACGTAGAGAAGTCCAGTGGCTGCCTGCACATTACCTGCAG GTGCGGGTATGAGTTTTGCTATGGATGCGGTCAGCAATGGCAGCTGATACATGACGGTTGTCCTGGGGCATGA
- the LOC136502249 gene encoding E3 ubiquitin-protein ligase RSL1-like isoform X3, with amino-acid sequence MAGAVGAQQHHPCSICMEPMAPTAAHRGGGACAHAFCAACLSGHVRAKLECGGGAVVRCPDASCAAALDPELCRGALPSEVFERWCAKLCESLFLGARRTYCPFPDCSEMMVADDDGEECVTQSECHGCRRLFCARCGVPWHAGVTCEEFARLGEGDRAREDLLLVKAAREGNWKRCPRCRFYVEKSSGCLHITCSTFDQLQVWLRVLLWLR; translated from the exons ATGGCGGGAGCCGTCGGGGCGCAGCAACACCACCCCTGCTCCATCTGCATGGAGCCCATGGCGCCCACCGCGGcccaccgcggcggcggcgcctgcgcGCACGCATTCTGCGCCGCGTGCCTGTCCGGCCACGTCCGCGCCAAGCTCgagtgcggcggcggcgccgtggtGCGGTGCCCCGATGCGTCCTGCGCTGCCGCGCTCGATCCGGAGCTCTGCCGCGGCGCGCTCCCCTCCGAGGTCTTCGAGCGCTGGTGCGCCAAGCTCTGTGAGTCCCTGTTCCTCGGCGCTCGCCGCACCTACTGCCCGTTCCCGGACTGCTCTGAGATGATGGtggccgacgacgacggcgaggagtGCGTGACCCAGTCCGAGTGCCACGGGTGCCGGCGGCTCTTCTGCGCGCGGTGCGGGGTGCCGTGGCACGCCGGCGTGACCTGTGAGGAGTTTGCGCGGCTCGGTGAGGGGGACCGCGCGCGGGAGGACCTGCTGCTTGTGAAGGCCGCCCGGGAGGGCAACTGGAAGCGTTGCCCGCGCTGCAGGTTCTACGTAGAGAAGTCCAGTGGCTGCCTGCACATTACCTGCAG TACGTTTGATCAATTGCAGGTTTGGCTTCGAGTTCTCCTGTGGCTTCGTTAA